The following proteins are encoded in a genomic region of Amphiura filiformis chromosome 11, Afil_fr2py, whole genome shotgun sequence:
- the LOC140164547 gene encoding V(D)J recombination-activating protein 1-like translates to MMTITCPTMEIHTRSLGKLCRICGYHLPNAKKLSLSQSQVSKPATYYAEDIKFAFAIDINLDEKDIHPTHVCRKCIRKLHHAKADENLHRKYLGDTKVPWSHHPRSTNGPCFVCDKMEKARRGGISRRPAPPHLTNRLPFVLKEDNIFQDLIAKESNHTALSTNDPAQLATDDPNIRTHFTCSICLHILSNPISTPCNHHFCSLCMSKLFQIKRSSTVNCPSCEDTIKFDDVRAISYTFQLHFENLKIQCSKCKATVPLRTSHNCQQPSPTTFAASIMTKLALDHHTEEPVPDKVAEAVGAWVDIMTKKKGTVELKSKPSAKKNPTGSI, encoded by the exons atgatgacg ATCACATGTCCAACTATGGAGATTCATACTAGATCGTTAGGAAAGCTTTGTAGAATATGTGGATATCATCTACCAAATGCGAAGAAACTGTCACTTTCACAAAGCCAAGTTTCAAAACCAGCCACTTACTATGCTGAAGATATAAAATTTGCATTTGCTATAGATATCAATTTGGATGAAAAAGATATACATCCTACACATGTATGCCGAAAGTGCATTAGAAAACTACATCATGCCAAAGCCGACGAAAACTTGCACAGAAAATATTTAGGTGACACAAAGGTGCCATGGTCACATCACCCACGATCAACCAATGGTCCATGCTTTGTGTGTGACAAAATGGAAAAAGCTAGACGTGGTGGTATTTCTCGCAGACCTGCACCGCCACACCTGACCAACCGCTTACCCTTTGTCTTAAAAGAAGACAACATTTTTCAAGATCTTATAGCTAAAGAGTCAAATCATACTGCACTTTCTACCAATGATCCAGCACAATTGGCCACAGATGATCCCAACATTAGAACTCACTTCACTTGCAGTATATGTCTACACATTCTGTCCAATCCAATATCCACACCCTGTAATCATCACTTTTGCTCTTTATGCATGTCAAAGCTATTTCAAATCAAACGATCCAGTACTGTCAACTGTCCATCCTGTGAAGATACCATCAAATTTGATGATGTTCGAGCAATCTCGTATACATTTCAATTACATTTTGAGAATCTCAAAATTCAATGTTCGAAGTGCAAAGCAACAGTTCCCCTACGTACATCCCACAATTGCCAACAACCCTCCCCTACTACATTCGCAGCTTCTATTATGACCAAGTTGGCTTTGGATCACCACACTGAAGAGCCTGTCCCAGACAAAGTGGCAGAAGCTGTTGGAGCATGGGTTGACATTATGACAAAGAAGAAAGGAACTGTGGAACTGAAGAGTAAACCCTCTGCTAAGAAG AACCCAACCGGCTCCATCTAG